A window of Acidobacteriota bacterium genomic DNA:
TTGCCGAACTCACGCGGCTGACAGACATAGGCGACCTCGACAATGCGAAAGCCCTTGCGCCTGGCACGCGCTAAGAAGTCTATGCAGTACTCTCCATACTCGCCGCGCAGCTTGATTTGCTCGAGGACAGTGCGCCGTGCCGCGACGAAGCCCGTAGTATAGTCGCGCACCGGACCGCCAAGCAGCAGGCGGGCAAATAAATTGATCGCCGCGCTGAACGCGATGGGCATCCACTCGCCCCGCGCGTCTTTTCCGCGGTTCGCGTAGCGAGACCCAATTGCCACATCGGCTCCACGCTCGATCTCCGTTAACAGCACAGGCATCGTCCGAGGCGGCATCGAAAAATCACAATCCATCCAGAAGACCACATAGCCATGTGATTCGTTAATGCCCCGCTGAATTGCGCTCGTCAGCCCGCGCTCACCGACGCGGCGGATAAGGCACACTGACGGAGTGAGCGCCGCGAGCCGTTGAACGATCTGCCATGTACCGTCAGGAGAATCATCATCCACGACCACCACTTCGGGATCCGGCAATTCCCTATTAATCGCGGCTATTAGATCGGCTATGTTATCGCACTCGTTATAAGTCGGCAGCACAACAGATACGCGGTTCATCACTTTTGAGTTTGTCCAGATATGCTTCCAGGGATTTCTCACCTATTCCATCCCCGGTTATGAGCGTCGCCAGCATCTTCAGCAGACGACTCGT
This region includes:
- a CDS encoding glycosyltransferase; protein product: MNRVSVVLPTYNECDNIADLIAAINRELPDPEVVVVDDDSPDGTWQIVQRLAALTPSVCLIRRVGERGLTSAIQRGINESHGYVVFWMDCDFSMPPRTMPVLLTEIERGADVAIGSRYANRGKDARGEWMPIAFSAAINLFARLLLGGPVRDYTTGFVAARRTVLEQIKLRGEYGEYCIDFLARARRKGFRIVEVAYVCQPREFGKSKTASSFAGFIRRGWKYVLTILRLTIQRRTTR